From the Oryzias latipes chromosome 22, ASM223467v1 genome, one window contains:
- the gphb5 gene encoding glycoprotein hormone beta-5, with product MTLLSRQPQRRSGLALSWLLLSCCLQANPCKRVSAVNLRSFIGCAVREFTFLAKKPGCGGMHITTDACWGRCETWEKPVLEFPFIESFQRVCTYNKTRLVTVKLPKCRPHVDPTYTYPVALRCDCGVCLTSTTECIASV from the exons ATGACCCTGCTGAGCAGGCAGCCTCAACG GAGGTCTGGGCTGGCTTTGAGCTGGCTCCTGCTCAGCTGCTGCCTCCAGGCAAATCCCTGCAAACGCGTGTCAGCAGTCAACCTGCGCAGTTTCATTGGCTGTGCCGTTCGTGAGTTCACCTTTCTGGCCAAGAAACCTGGCTGTGGGGGTATGCACATTACCACTGATGCCTGCTGGGGGCGCTGTGAGACCTGGGAG aagccAGTCCTGGAGTTTCCCTTCATTGAGTCCTTTCAGCGGGTTTGTACTTACAATAAGACGCGTCTGGTCACTGTGAAACTCCCCAAATGCAGGCCCCACGTTGACCCGACCTACACGTACCCCGTGGCCCTGCGGTGCGACTGCGGGGTGTGTCTGACCAGTACCACTGAATGCATCGCCTCTGTCTGA